A window of Citrus sinensis cultivar Valencia sweet orange chromosome 7, DVS_A1.0, whole genome shotgun sequence contains these coding sequences:
- the LOC102606796 gene encoding uncharacterized protein LOC102606796 isoform X1 yields MLSSDEGVDDVFFDSTDCLSFEESVVSEEELGPGKLDYDIWMSEPRSVKERRKNFLCKMGLVEFSSKNEITFDDSSQMMGLDRIIECSGAVSGSSMNTVDENLNCFDREMDSEANCMVDELEQDQMNECVVTLEGESNGLSQSVDKFENPFPECKGVNIKKVKKLWKRIVSMKKRNVETCMSEKRKPNSEKPKANKMEVKQNKKKCMEFTALYTSQEIQAHKGCIWTLKFSPDGRYLASGGEDGVVRIWHVTSVAASCKSFTDDGGFGSNAKEGKIKFGKKKSSHVPVVIPDEVFQIEESPLQELHGHKGDVLDLAWSNSNYLLSCSMDKTVRMWQVGCNQCLNVFDHHNYVTCVQFNPIDDNYFISGSIDGKVRIWGVCEKRVVDWADVRDVISAICYIPDGKGFIVGSITGICHFYKASGNDLKLEKVHFHDRKKTSGNKITGIQFSRDESQRIMITSEDSKLRILDGVDVIHKFKGLPKSGSQMSASFTTTGKHIISIGDDCRVYVWNYDELCFPSSKQKNSVRSCEHFFSEGVSVAVQWPGIGTEQKSLCSSSLRDCSQKWDNLETAPWIRDSERFSLGSWFSNDGPCRGSATWPAEKLPLWDVTIDGDGYCQDPQQQRLQQQCLNNVDDVRAISATWGLVIVTAGCDGMIKTFHNYGLPIRL; encoded by the exons ATGCTGAGCTCTGATGAGGGTGTAGATGATGTGTTCTTTGACTCCACTGATTGTTTGTCATTCGAAGAATCAGTTGTATCAGAAGAAGAATTGGGGCCCGGGAAATTAGATTATGATATTTGGATGAGTGAGCCACGAAGTGTGAAGGAAAGACgtaagaattttttatgtaaaatggGTCTTGTTGAGTTTTCTTCAAAGAATGAGATtacttttgatgattcatCGCAGATGATGGGATTGGATAGGATTATTGAATGTAGTGGAGCTGTTTCAGGTTCTTCGATGAACACGGTGGATGAAAATCTGAATTGTTTTGATAGAGAAATGGATAGTGAGGCCAATTGTATGGTTGATGAATTGGAGCAAGATCAGATGAATGAATGCGTCGTTACTCTCGAAGGTGAGAGCAATGGACTTTCACAATCAGttgataaatttgaaaatccttTTCCAGAATGCAAGGGtgtaaatataaagaaagtgAAGAAATTGTGGAAACGTATTGTTAGCatgaaaaagagaaatgtaGAGACCTGTATGTCtgagaaaagaaaaccaaattcTGAAAAAcctaaagcaaataaaatggAGGTGAAGCAGAACAAAAAGAAGTGTATGGAGTTCACAGCTCTTTACACAAGTCAAGAAATTCAAGCTCACAAGGGCTGCATTTGGACACTGAAGTTTAGCCCAGATGGCCGGTATTTGGCAAGTGGAGGGGAAGATGGAGTTGTAAGAATTTGGCATGTCACGTCGGTGGCTGCCTCTTGCAAATCTTTCACTGATGACGGTGGTTTTGGCAGCAATGCCAAAGAAGGCAAGATTAAGTTTGGGAAAAAGAAGTCTAGTCATGTGCCAGTTGTCATACCAGATGAGGTTTTTCAGATAGAAGAATCACCGCTGCAAGAGCTTCATGGCCATAAGGGTGATGTTTTAGACCTTGCTTGGTCTAATTCGAAT TATCTTCTTTCATGCTCAATGGATAAAACAGTTCGTATGTGGCAAGTGGGCTGCAATCAATGTCTAAATGTTTTTGATCATCATAACTATG TGACGTGCGTTCAATTCAATCCCATTGATGACAATTACTTCATCAGCGGCTCCATAGATGGGAAAGTTCGGATTTGGGGGGTTTGTGAGAAACGAGTTGTTGATTGGGCTGATGTACGCGATGTAATATCTGCAATTTGTTACATTCCTGATGGAAAG GGGTTCATAGTTGGTTCCATTACAGGCATTTGTCACTTTTATAAAGCATCAG GTAATGATCTCAAGCTAGAAAAGGTACATTTCCACGATAGGAAGAAAACCTCTGGCAACAAAATAACTGGGATTCAG TTTTCCAGGGACGAATCTCAAAGAATTATGATAACTTCAGAAGATTCCAAACTCCGTATACTTGATGGAGTTGATGtcattcataaatttaaag GTCTTCCAAAGTCTGGAAGCCAAATGTCGGCTTCATTTACCACAACGGGGAAACACATAATCTCAATTGGAGATGATTGTCGTGTTTATGTCTGGAACTATGATGAGTTATGCTTCCCATCATCGAAACAGAAAAACTCTGTACGTTCTTGTGAGCATTTCTTTTCTGAGGGCGTGTCTGTTGCAGTACAATGGCCAGGCATCGGAACAGAACAGAAGAGTCTATGTAGTAGTAGTCTTCGGGATTGCTCACAGAAATGGGACAATCTAGAGACTGCGCCCTGGATCAGAGATTCGGAACGTTTTTCTCTTGGTAGTTGGTTCTCTAATGACGGTCCTTGCAGGGGCTCCGCAACGTGGCCTGCGGAGAAACTTCCTCTATGGGATGTAACAATCGATGGTGACGGATATTGCCAGGATCCTCAACAGCAGCGGCTGCAACAACAATGCCTGAACAATGTCGATGATGTCAGAGCAATTTCTGCAACATGGGGTCTTGTAATTGTGACAGCCGGATGTGATGGTATGATCAAGACATTCCACAACTATGGGTTGCCAATTAGGCTCTAG
- the LOC102607669 gene encoding uncharacterized protein LOC102607669 isoform X1 produces the protein MNICQKCGDKGVLNDLIYCVDCKVSAEHRYCLDVMPKSKKEKVVWKCEECNPKDTKIGPVPSRKSDRITEAAEVRLSRKELRKQTSFSRCRTNVHVGRSPETKQPKGDCSVSNEEFKRLPYSDETVCNQELRKKRRRLIQEDSDASDGESKEIKSEASQSVPTIFDGLSNSSCNFLPLESSNNVHSRSTVDPIWRGCFKVNGGKVQTSVGLVARLTVRACPKLVYAASVLPLWVPVEILSKSDVWPQRFQISPPTVDGAALYFFPEYESDERAFDSILDDMIDHNLALKAVIKDQQLLVFSSRELPPDHWRICRKYYWWGVFEPINHIVRSGDTKCATTTELTHNLSRQEQNDLNKLGNCQSPHSPLSLCSYTSDPRDHSWSPSSACMETTNTGLIHGF, from the exons ATGAATATTTGTCAGAAGTGTGGTGATAAAGGTGTCTTAAACGACCTTATTTACTGTGTCGACTGTAAGGTTTCTGCAGAGCATCG TTACTGTCTGGATGTAATGCCGAAaagcaaaaaggaaaaggttGTTTGGAAATGTGAGGAATGTAATCCAAAGGATACCAAGATTGGTCCAGTTCCATCCAGAAAAAGTGATCGCATCACTGAAGCTGCTGAAGTTAGATTGAGTAGGAAGGAGCTACGAAAGCAGACCAGTTTCTCAAGATGCAGGACTAATGTTCATGTGGGCAGGTCACCTGAGACAAAGCAGCCCAAAGGGGATTGTTCAGTCTCTAATGAGGAGTTTAAAAGGCTGCCATATTCTGATGAAACAGTTTGTAATCAAGAGCTTAGAAAGAAAAGGAGGAGATTGATACAGGAAGACAGCGATGCCTCAGATGGAGAatccaaagaaattaaatctgAAGCTTCTCAGTCAGTCCCCACTATCTTTGATGGTCTGTCGAACTCATCATGCAATTTTCTACCTTTAGAATCCAGCAACAATGTCCATTCTCGATCGACTGTTGATCCTATTTGGAG GGGATGCTTCAAAGTCAATGGTGGCAAGGTTCAAACATCTGTTGGACTTGTAGCTCGCTTGACAGTCAGAGCTTGTCCAAAACTGGTGTATGCGGCATCTGTGCTTCCACTGTGGGTTCCTGTTGAAATCCTGTCTAAGTCTGATGTGTGGCCTCAAAGATTTCAGATATCACCACCGACTGTGGATGGTGCTGCTCTTTACTTCTTTCCAGAGTATGAAAG TGATGAAAGAGCTTTTGATAGCATCCTGGATGACATGATCGACCACAACCTCGCTCTTAAGGCAGTGATAAAGGATCAGCAGCTCTTGGTCTTCTCATCTCGTGAATTGCCACCTGATCATTGGC GAATCTGTAGGAAGTACTATTGGTGGGGTGTGTTTGAGCCAATTAATCATATTGTCCGAAGTGGAGATACCAAGTGTGCCACAACTACCGAACTCACACACAATTTGAGCAGGCAAGAGCAAAATGATCTTAATAAGCTCGGGAACTGTCAGAGTCCTCATAGTCCTTTGAGCCTATGTAGTTACACATCAGACCCAAGAG atCATTCTTGGTCTCCAAGTAGCGCATGCATGGAGACCACCAATACAGGGCTAATTCATGGCTTTTGA
- the LOC102606796 gene encoding uncharacterized protein LOC102606796 isoform X2, which produces MRDYIYSSRESTTLACSFLFPGLAPLVFVVVVVARAHQNPDLEKPPLAIWFQFRGFKSSSMNTVDENLNCFDREMDSEANCMVDELEQDQMNECVVTLEGESNGLSQSVDKFENPFPECKGVNIKKVKKLWKRIVSMKKRNVETCMSEKRKPNSEKPKANKMEVKQNKKKCMEFTALYTSQEIQAHKGCIWTLKFSPDGRYLASGGEDGVVRIWHVTSVAASCKSFTDDGGFGSNAKEGKIKFGKKKSSHVPVVIPDEVFQIEESPLQELHGHKGDVLDLAWSNSNYLLSCSMDKTVRMWQVGCNQCLNVFDHHNYVTCVQFNPIDDNYFISGSIDGKVRIWGVCEKRVVDWADVRDVISAICYIPDGKGFIVGSITGICHFYKASGNDLKLEKVHFHDRKKTSGNKITGIQFSRDESQRIMITSEDSKLRILDGVDVIHKFKGLPKSGSQMSASFTTTGKHIISIGDDCRVYVWNYDELCFPSSKQKNSVRSCEHFFSEGVSVAVQWPGIGTEQKSLCSSSLRDCSQKWDNLETAPWIRDSERFSLGSWFSNDGPCRGSATWPAEKLPLWDVTIDGDGYCQDPQQQRLQQQCLNNVDDVRAISATWGLVIVTAGCDGMIKTFHNYGLPIRL; this is translated from the exons ATG AGAGATTATATTTATAGTAGCAGAGAAAGCACAACTCTAGCTTGTAGCTTCTTGTTTCCCGGGCTAGCGCCGCTTGTGTTTGTTGTTGTCGTTGTAGCTCGTGCGCATCAAAATCCAGATCTCGAGAAGCCACCATTGGCGATTTGGTTTCAATTTCGAGGTTTTAAAA GTTCTTCGATGAACACGGTGGATGAAAATCTGAATTGTTTTGATAGAGAAATGGATAGTGAGGCCAATTGTATGGTTGATGAATTGGAGCAAGATCAGATGAATGAATGCGTCGTTACTCTCGAAGGTGAGAGCAATGGACTTTCACAATCAGttgataaatttgaaaatccttTTCCAGAATGCAAGGGtgtaaatataaagaaagtgAAGAAATTGTGGAAACGTATTGTTAGCatgaaaaagagaaatgtaGAGACCTGTATGTCtgagaaaagaaaaccaaattcTGAAAAAcctaaagcaaataaaatggAGGTGAAGCAGAACAAAAAGAAGTGTATGGAGTTCACAGCTCTTTACACAAGTCAAGAAATTCAAGCTCACAAGGGCTGCATTTGGACACTGAAGTTTAGCCCAGATGGCCGGTATTTGGCAAGTGGAGGGGAAGATGGAGTTGTAAGAATTTGGCATGTCACGTCGGTGGCTGCCTCTTGCAAATCTTTCACTGATGACGGTGGTTTTGGCAGCAATGCCAAAGAAGGCAAGATTAAGTTTGGGAAAAAGAAGTCTAGTCATGTGCCAGTTGTCATACCAGATGAGGTTTTTCAGATAGAAGAATCACCGCTGCAAGAGCTTCATGGCCATAAGGGTGATGTTTTAGACCTTGCTTGGTCTAATTCGAAT TATCTTCTTTCATGCTCAATGGATAAAACAGTTCGTATGTGGCAAGTGGGCTGCAATCAATGTCTAAATGTTTTTGATCATCATAACTATG TGACGTGCGTTCAATTCAATCCCATTGATGACAATTACTTCATCAGCGGCTCCATAGATGGGAAAGTTCGGATTTGGGGGGTTTGTGAGAAACGAGTTGTTGATTGGGCTGATGTACGCGATGTAATATCTGCAATTTGTTACATTCCTGATGGAAAG GGGTTCATAGTTGGTTCCATTACAGGCATTTGTCACTTTTATAAAGCATCAG GTAATGATCTCAAGCTAGAAAAGGTACATTTCCACGATAGGAAGAAAACCTCTGGCAACAAAATAACTGGGATTCAG TTTTCCAGGGACGAATCTCAAAGAATTATGATAACTTCAGAAGATTCCAAACTCCGTATACTTGATGGAGTTGATGtcattcataaatttaaag GTCTTCCAAAGTCTGGAAGCCAAATGTCGGCTTCATTTACCACAACGGGGAAACACATAATCTCAATTGGAGATGATTGTCGTGTTTATGTCTGGAACTATGATGAGTTATGCTTCCCATCATCGAAACAGAAAAACTCTGTACGTTCTTGTGAGCATTTCTTTTCTGAGGGCGTGTCTGTTGCAGTACAATGGCCAGGCATCGGAACAGAACAGAAGAGTCTATGTAGTAGTAGTCTTCGGGATTGCTCACAGAAATGGGACAATCTAGAGACTGCGCCCTGGATCAGAGATTCGGAACGTTTTTCTCTTGGTAGTTGGTTCTCTAATGACGGTCCTTGCAGGGGCTCCGCAACGTGGCCTGCGGAGAAACTTCCTCTATGGGATGTAACAATCGATGGTGACGGATATTGCCAGGATCCTCAACAGCAGCGGCTGCAACAACAATGCCTGAACAATGTCGATGATGTCAGAGCAATTTCTGCAACATGGGGTCTTGTAATTGTGACAGCCGGATGTGATGGTATGATCAAGACATTCCACAACTATGGGTTGCCAATTAGGCTCTAG
- the LOC107175535 gene encoding protein MKS1, whose product MDSSNLPSAGQRRQDQLQIQGPRPPPLSIHRDSHKIKKPPKPPLPPTEQQPHHHSERQQPVIIYSISPKVINVTVADFMTTVQRLTGASSSSSGDGDVSPAARIAVVEKVMDSPRDKASSAAVINNDYVVEETEDQGRGEGAEFEVGRVPGILSPSTLPPLVQEMYFSPTAASASAGADPFGLSTHGNYGFLNNSPSASGLFSSGFLGSPVLSPDFFGQIWNF is encoded by the coding sequence ATGGACTCGTCAAACTTGCCCAGCGCGGGCCAGAGGAGACAGGATCAGCTGCAAATCCAAGGCCCCCGGCCTCCGCCGCTAAGCATCCACAGAGACTCCCACAAGATCAAGAAACCACCAAAGCCACCGCTGCCGCCGACGGAGCAGCAACCCCACCACCACAGCGAACGACAGCAGCCGGTGATCATCTACTCCATCTCTCCCAAAGTCATCAACGTCACAGTCGCCGACTTCATGACCACTGTCCAGCGCCTGACCGGtgcctcttcttcttcttccggCGACGGAGACGTTTCTCCAGCTGCGAGAATAGCGGTGGTGGAGAAAGTCATGGACAGTCCCAGGGATAAGGCCAGTTCCGCTGctgtaataaataatgattacGTGGTGGAAGAAACAGAAGATCAAGGAAGAGGAGAAGGGGCTGAATTTGAAGTGGGTCGAGTTCCGGGGATACTGTCCCCGTCGACGTTGCCGCCGCTGGTTCAAGAAATGTACTTCTCTCCAACGGCGGCGTCGGCATCGGCGGGGGCTGACCCATTTGGGTTATCTACGCATGGGAATTATGGGTTCTTGAATAACAGTCCATCTGCTTCGGGTTTGTTCTCATCAGGTTTTTTGGGTTCTCCTGTTTTATCTCCTGatttttttggtcaaatttggaatttttag
- the LOC102608741 gene encoding uridylate kinase PUMPKIN, chloroplastic, translating to MAISTSTVSSSNLLSFSSTLGSSRIHRSSLMSFHNHQQTSNGRLVVNCCSSSDMGSAQNPTNGRQPQMSSMSPFGVTLNDNGMSKPSYKWQRVLLKVSGEALAGDHTQNIDPKITMAIAREVASVTRLGIEVAIVVGGGNIFRGASAAGNSGLDRSSADYIGMLATVMNAIFLQATMESIGIPTRVQTAFRMSEVAEPYIRRRAVRHLEKGRVVIFAAGTGNPFFTTDTAAALRCAEINAEVVLKATNVDGVYDDNPRRNPNARLLDTLTYQEVTSKDLSVMDMTAITLCQENNIPVVVFNLNQPGNIAKAIQGERVGTLIGGTWNSTVSKTLG from the exons ATGGCAATCTCCACTTCTACTGTATCATCGTCAAATTTGCTATCGTTTTCTTCTACCTTGGGTTCTTCTAGAATCCATCGGAGCAGTCTTATGAGTTTCCATAATCATCAGCAGACCTCAAATGGACGGCTGGTGGTCAACTGTTGCTCTTCTTCTGATATGGGTTCTGCTCAAAACCCCACGAATGGAAG GCAGCCACAAATGTCATCTATGTCTCCCTTTGGAGTGACATTGAATGACAATGGGATGTCGAAGCCATCCTACAAATGGCAAAGGGTGCTGCTTAAAGTGAGTGGAGAAGCACTCGCAGGAGATCACACACAAAACATTGACCCGAAG attacAATGGCCATTGCTAGAGAGGTTGCATCGGTTACTCGCCTTGGCATAGAG GTTGCTATTGTGGTTGGAGGGGGAAACATATTCCGTGGGGCATCAGCAGCAGGAAATAGTGGCCTTGACCGCTCATCCGCTGATTACATTGG AATGTTGGCGACTGTCATGAATGCTATATTTCTTCAAGCAACCATGGAGAGTATCGGCATTCCCACCAGGGTGCAGACTGCTTTTCGTATGTCAGAGGTTGCAGAGCCATATATTAGGCGAAGAGCTGTGAGGCATTTGGAGAAGGGTAGGGTTGTTATTTTTGCCGCTGGAACAGGAAATCCATTCTTCACCACAGATACAGCTGCCGCACTTCGATGTGCTGAAA TTAATGCAGAGGTTGTTCTGAAAGCTACAAATGTTGATGGGGTTTATGATGATAATCCTAGGCGTAACCCAAATGCCCGTCTTCTTGATACTCTAACATATCAGGAGGTGACATCAAAAGATCTTTCAGTAATGGACATGACGGCCATTACTTTGTGCCAAGAAAACAACATTCCGG TTGTTGTCTTCAACCTAAACCAGCCTGGTAACATCGCAAAAGCCATACAGGGAGAGAGGGTTGGAACATTGATCGGAGGTACATGGAATTCAACAGTGTCAAAGACACTAGGATGA
- the LOC102607669 gene encoding uncharacterized protein LOC102607669 isoform X2 has translation MPKSKKEKVVWKCEECNPKDTKIGPVPSRKSDRITEAAEVRLSRKELRKQTSFSRCRTNVHVGRSPETKQPKGDCSVSNEEFKRLPYSDETVCNQELRKKRRRLIQEDSDASDGESKEIKSEASQSVPTIFDGLSNSSCNFLPLESSNNVHSRSTVDPIWRGCFKVNGGKVQTSVGLVARLTVRACPKLVYAASVLPLWVPVEILSKSDVWPQRFQISPPTVDGAALYFFPEYESDERAFDSILDDMIDHNLALKAVIKDQQLLVFSSRELPPDHWRICRKYYWWGVFEPINHIVRSGDTKCATTTELTHNLSRQEQNDLNKLGNCQSPHSPLSLCSYTSDPRDHSWSPSSACMETTNTGLIHGF, from the exons ATGCCGAAaagcaaaaaggaaaaggttGTTTGGAAATGTGAGGAATGTAATCCAAAGGATACCAAGATTGGTCCAGTTCCATCCAGAAAAAGTGATCGCATCACTGAAGCTGCTGAAGTTAGATTGAGTAGGAAGGAGCTACGAAAGCAGACCAGTTTCTCAAGATGCAGGACTAATGTTCATGTGGGCAGGTCACCTGAGACAAAGCAGCCCAAAGGGGATTGTTCAGTCTCTAATGAGGAGTTTAAAAGGCTGCCATATTCTGATGAAACAGTTTGTAATCAAGAGCTTAGAAAGAAAAGGAGGAGATTGATACAGGAAGACAGCGATGCCTCAGATGGAGAatccaaagaaattaaatctgAAGCTTCTCAGTCAGTCCCCACTATCTTTGATGGTCTGTCGAACTCATCATGCAATTTTCTACCTTTAGAATCCAGCAACAATGTCCATTCTCGATCGACTGTTGATCCTATTTGGAG GGGATGCTTCAAAGTCAATGGTGGCAAGGTTCAAACATCTGTTGGACTTGTAGCTCGCTTGACAGTCAGAGCTTGTCCAAAACTGGTGTATGCGGCATCTGTGCTTCCACTGTGGGTTCCTGTTGAAATCCTGTCTAAGTCTGATGTGTGGCCTCAAAGATTTCAGATATCACCACCGACTGTGGATGGTGCTGCTCTTTACTTCTTTCCAGAGTATGAAAG TGATGAAAGAGCTTTTGATAGCATCCTGGATGACATGATCGACCACAACCTCGCTCTTAAGGCAGTGATAAAGGATCAGCAGCTCTTGGTCTTCTCATCTCGTGAATTGCCACCTGATCATTGGC GAATCTGTAGGAAGTACTATTGGTGGGGTGTGTTTGAGCCAATTAATCATATTGTCCGAAGTGGAGATACCAAGTGTGCCACAACTACCGAACTCACACACAATTTGAGCAGGCAAGAGCAAAATGATCTTAATAAGCTCGGGAACTGTCAGAGTCCTCATAGTCCTTTGAGCCTATGTAGTTACACATCAGACCCAAGAG atCATTCTTGGTCTCCAAGTAGCGCATGCATGGAGACCACCAATACAGGGCTAATTCATGGCTTTTGA